In one window of Mercurialis annua linkage group LG4, ddMerAnnu1.2, whole genome shotgun sequence DNA:
- the LOC126677961 gene encoding metacaspase-4-like, which translates to MAKKAVLIGINYPKTKAELKGCINDVKKMYTCLVDRYGFSEDDITVLIDLDDSYTQPTGKNIRKALNDLVRSAEAGDFLFVHYSGHGTRLPAETGEDDDTGFDECIVPSDMNLITDDDFRDYVDQIPHGCRMTIVSDSCHSGGLIDEAKEQIGESTKSDEQETDSGFGFKSFLHQTVQGAFKSRGIHLPSELSRHLHRDEEDTDEKVVEGGDEYGYVKNKSLPLSTLIEILKQKTGKDDIDVGKLRPTLFDVFGEDSSPKVKKFMKVLLNKLQHGDGESGGGGGGFLGMVGSLAQEFLKTKLEENDESYAKPAMDTEVGSKQEVYAGTSKRSLPDGGILISGCQTDQTSADASPSGNASEAYGALSNAIQTIIAQSDGGITNQELVSTARKMLKKQGFTQRPGLYCSDHHVDAPFVC; encoded by the exons ATGGCGAAAAAAGCAGTGTTGATAGGAATCAATTACCCAAAAACGAAGGCAGAATTGAAAGGCTGCATAAACGATGTGAAGAAGATGTACACGTGTCTGGTGGATCGATACGGTTTCTCCGAGGATGACATCACTGTTCTGATCGACCTGGATGATTCCTACACTCAGCCCACTGGCAAAAACATCCGCAAGGCTTTGAATGATCTGGTCCGATCCGCCGAGGCCGGTGACTTCCTCTTCGTCCATTACAGCGGACACGGGACGAGACTCCCTGCTGAAACTGGCGAGGATGATGATACTGGCTTCGATGAATGCATTGTCCCATCTGATATGAATCTCATCACTG ATGATGACTTCAGGGATTATGTGGATCAGATCCCACATGGCTGCCGCATGACAATTGTGTCTGACTCGTGCCATAGCGGTGGCCTCATTGATGAGGCTAAAGAGCAAATAGGGGAGAGCACAAAGTCTGATGAGCAAGAAACAGACTCTGGATTTGGATTCAAAAGTTTCTTGCACCAGACTGTTCAGGGTGCATTTAAATCTCGTGGAATCCACCTGCCATCGGAATTAAGCCGCCATCTCCACAGGGATGAAGAAGATACTGATGAAAAGGTAGTTGAAGGTGGCGATGAATATGGCTATGTGAAGAATAAATCTCTTCCCCTTTCCACCCTCATAGAAATCCTAAAACAAAAAACGGGCAAAGATGACATTGATGTGGGAAAGCTGCGGCCAACCCTGTTCGATGTGTTTGGAGAAGATTCGAGCCCTAAAGTGAAGAAGTTTATGAAGGTTCTTCTGAATAAACTCCAACACGGAGACGGAGAAAGTGGTGGTGGAGGGGGGGGATTCCTTGGGATGGTCGGGAGTCTTGCTCAGGAGTTTCTCAAAACCAAGCTGGAGGAGAATGATGAGAGTTATGCAAAGCCAGCCATGGATACAGAAGTAGGAAGTAAGCAAGAGGTTTATGCTGGAACAAGCAAGCGGTCACTACCCGATGGAGGGATTCTAATAAGTGGCTGCCAAACCGACCAGACTTCTGCTGATGCCAGTCCTTCTGGAAATGCCAGTGAAGCTTATGGAGCTCTTAGCAATGCAATTCAGACTATAATTGCCCAGTCAGATGGTGGAATCACCAATCAGGAGCTGGTCTCCACAGCTAGGAAAATGCTGAAGAAACAGGGTTTCACTCAGCGACCTGGACTCTATTGCAGTGACCATCATGTTGATGCTCCTTTTGTGTGCTGA
- the LOC126678324 gene encoding uncharacterized protein LOC126678324 encodes MKLKETLEQPSPEELPPDDVEAIKIIRKSAKYSYYNEILYRPSLTHPWARSFLAESGSQVLKEIHEGICGAHKGAVTIARKIMLQGYYWLTIKEDAKTLVKKYDKCQRHDNVAHRPEYPRDP; translated from the exons ATGAAGCTCAAAGAAACACTCGAACAACCAAGTCCTGAAG AATTGCCACCGGACGACGTTGAAGCCATCAAAATCATCCGGAAATCAGCTAAGTACTCATACTACAACGAGATTCTTTACCGACCCTCCCTAACCCATCCGTGGGCGAGAAGTTTTTTGGCCGAAAGCGGAAGCCAGGTCCTAAAGGAAATACACGAAGGCATATGCGGAGCGCATAAAGGAGCAGTTACGATAGCTAGAAAAATAATGCTTCAAGGATATTACTGGCTAACAATCAAGGAAGACGCCAAAACGCTTGTAAAGAAATACGACAAATGTCAAAGACACGACAACGTCGCACACAGACCAGAGTACCCCAGGGATCCCTAG